One genomic window of Sphingomonas sp. C3-2 includes the following:
- a CDS encoding TIGR01244 family sulfur transferase: MFRRLDDSISVSPQITPEQVAEAAAAGVTMIINNRPEGEEAGQPEGAVIAAAAEAAGIGYRAIPVTHAGFSANQLVEMNAALDAAGGPVLAYCRSGTRSTLLWALARAQRGDAAEELSAKAAAAGYDLSPVRAMMDALSGGR, encoded by the coding sequence ATGTTCCGACGCCTTGACGATAGCATTTCGGTTTCCCCCCAGATCACCCCCGAACAGGTGGCGGAAGCGGCGGCCGCGGGCGTGACCATGATCATCAACAACCGCCCCGAGGGCGAGGAAGCCGGCCAGCCCGAAGGCGCCGTCATCGCCGCCGCGGCCGAAGCCGCGGGCATCGGCTACCGCGCCATTCCCGTGACGCATGCGGGCTTTTCGGCGAACCAGCTGGTCGAAATGAACGCCGCGCTCGATGCCGCCGGTGGGCCGGTGCTCGCTTATTGCCGCTCGGGCACGCGCTCGACGCTGCTCTGGGCGCTGGCGCGGGCGCAGCGCGGCGACGCGGCCGAGGAACTGTCGGCCAAGGCGGCGGCTGCGGGCTATGACCTCAGCCCCGTGCGCGCGATGATGGACGCGCTCAGCGGAGGCCGATGA
- a CDS encoding cation transporter yields the protein MAGGCCGGSQDNAQKLDDRGWRRVLWIALAINAAMFAVEMVAGVTAGSASLKADALDFLGDAANYAISLGVAGMALVWRARAALAKGLSIFVFGLWVMGSTVWMAMQGAVPRAETMGLVGVLALIANLICAVMLWRHRTGDANRRSVWICSRNDAIGNIAVVAAAIGVFGTGTGWPDIAVAAIMAVLALSGGWQIIAHARQELRGAVMPPQTGAANLR from the coding sequence ATGGCTGGCGGATGCTGCGGCGGATCACAGGATAATGCGCAAAAGCTCGATGATCGCGGCTGGCGCCGGGTGCTGTGGATTGCGCTCGCCATCAACGCAGCGATGTTCGCGGTTGAAATGGTGGCGGGCGTCACCGCCGGGTCGGCTTCGCTGAAGGCCGATGCGCTCGATTTTCTGGGCGATGCCGCCAATTATGCGATCAGCCTGGGTGTGGCGGGGATGGCGCTGGTCTGGCGCGCGCGCGCCGCGCTGGCCAAGGGGCTGTCAATCTTCGTGTTCGGCCTGTGGGTGATGGGCAGCACGGTGTGGATGGCCATGCAGGGCGCGGTGCCCAGGGCCGAAACCATGGGGCTTGTCGGCGTGCTTGCGCTCATCGCCAATCTGATATGCGCCGTGATGCTGTGGCGCCACCGCACGGGCGACGCCAATCGTCGCTCGGTCTGGATCTGCTCGCGCAATGATGCGATCGGCAATATCGCCGTGGTCGCCGCCGCGATCGGCGTGTTCGGCACCGGGACGGGCTGGCCCGACATTGCGGTGGCCGCGATCATGGCGGTGCTCGCGCTATCGGGCGGATGGCAGATCATCGCGCATGCCCGGCAGGAACTGAGAGGGGCGGTCATGCCCCCGCAAACCGGCGCCGCAAACCTCCGTTGA
- a CDS encoding S1/P1 nuclease, whose translation MFKPAFLAVAALLLTASPAHAWWDYGHETVAEIAYRNVTPKTRAAMDALLRQGARLGTPECPVSNVRQASTWPDCIKALGQKFRHTGPWHYQNVDVCQPFDLTAACADGNCVSAQITQQEKRLADRRTPMAERVAALAYLIHFVGDLHMPLHAGDRADRGGNDVKTAYGDAYTRRMNLHSVWDGYLAERAISTPPALVRRYTPAQLKALAAGSVEDWSRENWAVSRDAAYATALGGDACAPKPEGPVTLSNPTIETLVPPIRQQIERGGARLARLLNKALG comes from the coding sequence ATGTTCAAACCTGCGTTTCTGGCGGTCGCAGCCCTGCTGCTGACCGCCTCCCCCGCGCATGCCTGGTGGGATTATGGCCATGAAACCGTGGCCGAGATCGCCTATCGCAACGTCACGCCCAAAACGCGCGCGGCGATGGATGCGCTGTTGCGGCAGGGCGCGCGGCTGGGCACGCCCGAATGCCCGGTCAGCAATGTGCGCCAGGCGAGCACCTGGCCCGATTGCATCAAGGCGCTCGGCCAAAAATTTCGGCACACCGGTCCCTGGCATTACCAGAATGTCGATGTCTGCCAGCCGTTCGACCTGACGGCGGCCTGTGCCGACGGCAATTGCGTCTCGGCACAGATCACGCAGCAGGAAAAGCGGCTCGCCGATCGGCGCACGCCCATGGCCGAACGCGTCGCGGCGCTCGCCTATCTCATCCATTTCGTCGGCGATCTGCACATGCCGCTCCATGCGGGCGACCGCGCGGATCGCGGCGGCAACGATGTGAAAACAGCTTATGGCGACGCGTATACCCGCCGGATGAACCTGCACAGCGTCTGGGATGGCTATCTGGCCGAACGCGCCATCTCCACCCCGCCCGCGCTGGTGCGCCGCTACACCCCCGCGCAACTGAAGGCGCTTGCCGCGGGCAGCGTCGAGGATTGGAGCCGGGAAAACTGGGCGGTCAGCCGGGACGCGGCCTATGCCACCGCGCTTGGCGGCGATGCCTGCGCGCCCAAGCCCGAGGGCCCGGTGACGCTTTCCAACCCGACGATCGAAACGCTGGTGCCGCCCATTCGCCAGCAGATCGAACGCGGCGGCGCGCGCCTCGCCCGCCTGCTAAACAAGGCGCTGGGGTAA
- the ispG gene encoding flavodoxin-dependent (E)-4-hydroxy-3-methylbut-2-enyl-diphosphate synthase produces MSVRPWRDIARRKSRQIMVGNVPVGGDAPISVQTMTNTLTSDAKATIDQIRRCEDAGVDIIRVSCPDEESTAALKQIVRAAKVPIVADIHFHYKRALEAADAGAACLRINPGNIGSEARVKEVVDAAKANGCAIRIGVNAGSLEKDLLEKYGEPCPEALVESALDHIKLLQDQDFHDYKVAVKASDVFLAVSAYMGLAEAVDCPLHLGITEAGGLIGGTVKSAIGIGNLLWAGIGDTIRVSLSAEPEEEVRVGYEILKSLGIRTRGVRVVSCPSCARQGFDVIRTVQALEERLQHIHTPISLSVLGCVVNGPGEARETDIGITGGGQGKHMVYLSGVTDHHVQDADMIEHIVKLVEEKAAEIEAANAEASGPIAAE; encoded by the coding sequence ATGTCCGTTCGTCCCTGGCGCGACATCGCGCGGCGCAAGTCCCGGCAGATCATGGTTGGCAATGTTCCCGTTGGCGGCGATGCGCCGATCAGCGTGCAGACCATGACCAACACGCTGACATCCGATGCCAAGGCGACGATCGATCAGATACGGCGCTGCGAGGACGCGGGCGTCGACATCATCCGCGTCTCGTGCCCCGACGAGGAATCGACCGCCGCGCTGAAGCAGATCGTGCGCGCGGCGAAGGTGCCGATCGTCGCCGACATCCATTTCCACTATAAGCGCGCGCTGGAAGCCGCCGATGCGGGGGCGGCGTGCCTGCGCATCAACCCCGGCAATATCGGCTCGGAAGCGCGCGTGAAGGAAGTGGTGGACGCGGCCAAGGCCAATGGCTGCGCGATCCGCATCGGCGTCAATGCCGGCAGCCTCGAGAAGGACCTGCTCGAAAAATATGGCGAGCCGTGCCCCGAGGCGCTGGTCGAAAGCGCGCTCGATCATATCAAGCTGCTGCAGGATCAGGATTTCCACGACTACAAGGTCGCGGTGAAGGCGTCGGACGTCTTCCTTGCGGTGTCGGCCTATATGGGGCTGGCGGAAGCGGTGGATTGTCCGCTGCACCTGGGCATCACCGAGGCGGGCGGGCTGATCGGCGGCACGGTGAAATCCGCTATCGGCATCGGCAACCTGCTCTGGGCGGGGATTGGCGACACGATCCGCGTCTCGCTCTCGGCCGAGCCCGAAGAGGAAGTGCGCGTCGGTTACGAGATCCTGAAATCGCTCGGCATCCGCACGCGCGGGGTGCGCGTCGTTTCCTGCCCCAGCTGCGCGCGGCAGGGGTTCGACGTGATCCGCACCGTCCAGGCGCTCGAGGAACGGCTCCAGCATATCCACACGCCGATCTCGCTCTCGGTGCTCGGCTGCGTGGTCAACGGCCCCGGCGAAGCGCGCGAGACCGATATCGGCATCACCGGCGGCGGGCAGGGCAAGCACATGGTCTATCTTTCGGGGGTGACCGACCATCATGTGCAGGATGCCGACATGATCGAGCATATCGTCAAGCTGGTGGAGGAGAAGGCGGCCGAGATCGAGGCCGCCAATGCCGAAGCGTCCGGCCCCATCGCGGCTGAATGA
- a CDS encoding helix-turn-helix domain-containing protein, producing the protein MAFTIGDMGKATGTKIETIRYYERIGLLPKPARTTGNYRDYGQAELGRLSFIRRARDLGFSLDQVRALLSISGDRSGDCAGIDRIAKDHLVEVDRKLADLAALRKELKAVIDSCNGGRVAECRIVEALGPIP; encoded by the coding sequence ATGGCATTCACAATCGGCGACATGGGCAAGGCCACCGGCACCAAGATCGAAACCATCCGTTATTATGAGCGCATCGGGCTGCTTCCCAAGCCCGCCCGGACGACAGGCAACTACCGCGATTATGGGCAGGCGGAGCTTGGCCGGCTGTCCTTCATCCGCCGCGCCCGCGATCTCGGTTTTTCGCTCGATCAGGTCCGCGCACTGCTCAGCATCTCGGGCGACCGGAGCGGCGATTGCGCGGGGATCGACCGGATCGCCAAGGACCATCTGGTCGAGGTGGACCGCAAGCTCGCCGACCTCGCCGCGCTGCGCAAGGAACTGAAGGCGGTGATCGATTCGTGCAATGGCGGCCGCGTGGCCGAATGCCGCATCGTCGAAGCGCTGGGGCCGATACCCTGA
- a CDS encoding isoaspartyl peptidase/L-asparaginase: MSATPASAAAEAPKWTLVIHGGAGVLERDRITPQQDREVRAALAQALDAGSGVLASGGSSLDAVEAAVKVLENDPNFNAGRGAVFTYEGKNELDAAIMDGRTRAAGAVARVTRTKNPVSLARKVMEDSPHVFLSGEGADQFSVEQHLEQADPSWFATPERKRQLDEMKAKKVGWYDVDLKYGTVGAVAVDAKGHVAAATSTGGLTGKRWGRIGDSPIIGAGTYADDRACAISATGAGEYFIRIGVAHEICARIRMTGETPKQAADAVIAELGTLGGTGGVIVTGPGGNADWSFNTPGMYRGKATSDGTRKVAIYGDED, from the coding sequence ATGTCAGCAACACCCGCCTCGGCCGCTGCCGAGGCTCCCAAATGGACGCTCGTCATCCATGGCGGCGCCGGCGTTCTCGAACGCGATCGCATCACCCCTCAGCAGGACCGCGAGGTCCGCGCCGCGCTGGCGCAGGCGCTCGACGCCGGGTCCGGCGTACTGGCTTCGGGCGGATCGTCGCTCGATGCGGTCGAGGCCGCGGTCAAGGTTCTGGAAAACGATCCCAATTTCAACGCCGGGCGCGGCGCGGTCTTCACCTATGAAGGCAAGAACGAGCTCGACGCCGCGATCATGGACGGACGCACCCGCGCGGCCGGCGCGGTCGCCCGAGTCACCCGCACCAAGAACCCGGTCAGCCTGGCGCGCAAGGTGATGGAAGACAGCCCGCACGTCTTCCTGAGCGGCGAAGGCGCCGATCAGTTCTCGGTCGAACAGCATCTCGAACAGGCCGATCCCAGCTGGTTCGCTACCCCCGAGCGCAAGCGCCAGCTCGACGAGATGAAGGCGAAAAAGGTCGGCTGGTACGATGTCGACCTGAAATACGGCACGGTCGGCGCGGTTGCGGTCGATGCCAAGGGCCATGTCGCCGCCGCCACCTCGACGGGCGGGCTTACCGGTAAGCGCTGGGGCCGGATCGGCGATTCGCCGATCATCGGTGCCGGCACCTATGCCGACGACCGCGCCTGCGCGATCTCGGCCACCGGTGCTGGCGAATATTTCATCCGCATCGGCGTGGCGCATGAAATCTGCGCGCGAATCCGCATGACGGGCGAAACCCCGAAACAGGCGGCCGATGCGGTGATTGCCGAGCTTGGCACGCTGGGCGGCACCGGCGGCGTGATCGTCACCGGCCCCGGCGGCAATGCCGACTGGTCGTTCAACACCCCGGGCATGTACCGCGGCAAGGCGACGAGCGACGGCACGCGCAAGGTCGCGATCTACGGCGACGAAGACTAA
- a CDS encoding DMT family transporter has protein sequence MNPRNPPAAFGVAVLGIAIFAMMDAEMKQLSIALGAYNALLWRSFIGVLIGGVFYAFGRMPWPSRPVLRLHIQRGVAGGGSVLLFFWGLARVPLAQGVALSFIAPLLALYLAAVLLKEKVGQRTVLASLLAFAGVVVILAGQARMELGPEALKGSVAILVAASLYAYNIILLKRQALVAKPAEVAFFLNLVAGVMLALAAPWFAILPGAEHWPGLTASAVAAFVSLMLLAWAYARAEAQYLLPVEYTAFVWAALLGWWVFGETVSAPTIGGALMIVAGCLIAARRKGAPDGVAEPA, from the coding sequence ATGAACCCCCGCAACCCGCCGGCCGCGTTCGGCGTGGCCGTGCTCGGCATCGCCATCTTCGCGATGATGGATGCCGAGATGAAGCAGCTGTCGATCGCGCTGGGCGCGTATAACGCGCTGCTCTGGCGGTCGTTCATCGGCGTGCTGATCGGCGGCGTTTTCTATGCGTTCGGGCGGATGCCCTGGCCGTCGCGCCCGGTTTTGCGGCTTCATATCCAGCGCGGCGTGGCGGGCGGCGGATCGGTGCTGCTCTTTTTCTGGGGGCTCGCGCGCGTGCCGCTGGCGCAGGGCGTGGCGCTGTCCTTCATCGCGCCGCTGCTCGCGCTCTATCTGGCGGCGGTGCTCTTGAAGGAAAAAGTGGGCCAGCGCACGGTGCTCGCCTCGCTGCTCGCCTTTGCCGGGGTGGTCGTCATCCTGGCGGGCCAGGCGCGGATGGAATTGGGGCCCGAGGCGTTGAAGGGATCGGTGGCGATCCTCGTCGCGGCATCGCTCTATGCCTATAACATCATCCTTCTGAAGCGGCAGGCGCTGGTCGCCAAGCCCGCCGAGGTCGCCTTTTTCCTAAACCTTGTCGCGGGCGTGATGCTCGCGCTGGCGGCGCCGTGGTTCGCAATCCTGCCGGGGGCCGAGCACTGGCCGGGGCTCACCGCATCGGCGGTGGCGGCGTTCGTCTCGCTGATGCTGCTCGCCTGGGCCTATGCGCGCGCCGAGGCGCAATATCTGCTGCCCGTAGAATATACCGCCTTTGTCTGGGCCGCGCTGCTCGGCTGGTGGGTGTTCGGCGAAACGGTGTCTGCGCCCACGATCGGCGGCGCGCTGATGATCGTCGCGGGCTGCCTGATCGCGGCGCGGCGCAAAGGGGCGCCCGATGGCGTTGCCGAACCCGCATGA
- a CDS encoding sterol desaturase family protein, protein MVELPDPVNWAIPVFILLIVIEMLVARWRGRHRYDPQDTLTSLGLGLGSTVAGVLTAGAVLAMAVWLSDRRLIDIPFAWWSWALCFVLDDLAYYVFHRSAHRVRWFWASHVIHHSSQHYNLSTALRQTWTGFISASFLFRLPLFLIGFPPEMVLFCGGINLIYQFWIHTEVIGRCPRWFEAVMNTPSHHRVHHATNARYLDRNYAGVFIIWDRMFGTFTPERDDEKPRYGIVKNLGSYNLIWAAFHEWMGIARDLWHAPGLVNKWRYLTRPPGWSHDGSRESSETIRARWEARHAPVAEPAE, encoded by the coding sequence ATGGTTGAGCTGCCCGATCCGGTGAACTGGGCGATCCCCGTTTTCATCCTGCTGATCGTGATCGAGATGCTCGTCGCGCGCTGGCGCGGGCGGCACCGTTATGATCCGCAGGATACGCTCACCTCGCTCGGCCTTGGGCTGGGCAGCACGGTTGCGGGCGTGCTGACCGCGGGCGCGGTGCTGGCGATGGCGGTTTGGCTTTCGGATCGGCGCCTTATCGACATCCCCTTTGCGTGGTGGAGCTGGGCGCTGTGCTTCGTGCTCGACGATCTGGCCTATTATGTTTTCCACCGCTCCGCGCACCGCGTGCGCTGGTTCTGGGCAAGCCATGTCATCCATCATTCGAGCCAGCATTATAACCTGTCGACCGCGCTGCGGCAGACATGGACGGGGTTCATCAGCGCCAGCTTCCTGTTTCGCCTGCCGCTGTTCCTGATCGGCTTTCCGCCCGAAATGGTGCTGTTCTGCGGTGGCATCAACCTGATCTACCAGTTCTGGATCCACACCGAGGTGATCGGCCGCTGCCCGCGCTGGTTCGAGGCGGTGATGAACACCCCGTCGCACCACCGCGTCCACCACGCCACCAATGCGCGCTATCTCGATCGCAACTATGCGGGCGTGTTCATCATCTGGGATCGGATGTTCGGCACCTTCACGCCCGAGCGCGACGATGAAAAGCCGCGCTATGGCATCGTGAAGAATCTGGGTTCGTACAACCTGATCTGGGCTGCGTTCCACGAATGGATGGGGATTGCGCGCGACCTGTGGCACGCGCCGGGGCTCGTCAATAAATGGCGCTATCTCACGCGCCCGCCGGGTTGGAGCCATGATGGCTCGCGCGAATCGAGCGAGACGATCCGCGCGCGCTGGGAAGCCCGGCACGCGCCGGTGGCGGAGCCCGCCGAATAA